The following are encoded in a window of Candidatus Nitrosotalea sinensis genomic DNA:
- a CDS encoding fibrillarin-like rRNA/tRNA 2'-O-methyltransferase: MENEEDNIFWVKIEGEKKLATLNLVPGNQVYREKLVKINDEEFRAWDPYRSKLGAAIMNGLEILPIVRKSTVLYLGVSTGTTASHVSDIVGPSGIVFAVEHSSRVARDFLDRVASYRSNIIPILQDARKPKEYFSVYGPVDVVYVDIAQPDQTEIAILNCKTYLKKEGYMMLVVKTRSIDVTKDPAQVMREEAKKLSANFEIVQVINLEPYEGDHGMIVAKYLG, encoded by the coding sequence TTGGAAAACGAAGAAGATAATATTTTTTGGGTAAAAATTGAAGGCGAGAAAAAACTTGCAACATTAAATCTTGTACCTGGAAATCAAGTTTACAGAGAAAAACTAGTCAAGATAAATGACGAGGAATTTAGAGCATGGGATCCATATCGCAGCAAACTAGGAGCTGCAATAATGAACGGTCTTGAGATACTTCCAATTGTACGAAAATCAACAGTACTATATCTTGGGGTATCAACAGGTACTACTGCAAGCCATGTGTCAGATATTGTAGGTCCCAGCGGGATTGTCTTTGCAGTAGAACATTCCAGTCGGGTCGCAAGAGATTTTTTGGACAGAGTAGCATCATACAGATCAAACATCATACCAATATTGCAAGATGCACGAAAGCCCAAAGAATATTTTTCAGTGTACGGTCCAGTAGACGTTGTCTATGTAGATATAGCACAACCAGACCAGACAGAGATTGCAATACTAAATTGCAAGACATATTTGAAAAAAGAAGGATACATGATGCTAGTAGTCAAGACACGAAGTATTGATGTAACAAAGGACCCAGCCCAGGTCATGCGCGAGGAAGCAAAGAAACTATCTGCCAATTTTGAGATAGTTCAAGTGATAAACCTAGAGCCTTACGAAGGAGACCATGGCATGATTGTAGCCAAGTATTTAGGATGA
- a CDS encoding Dps family protein, translating into MEPNIGISAQNRKKIVDILVRLVSDEYLLYTKTRNYHWNVTGIQFNDLHKFFESQYEELDTAIDDIAERIREIGSKSVATLGEFIKHGKIKEEPGRYPDAKTMLTNLLYDHEYVIRALRADVDACTKYNDAGTADFLTGLMEQHEKMAWMLRSFLDAR; encoded by the coding sequence ATGGAACCAAATATTGGAATCTCTGCACAAAATAGGAAAAAAATAGTGGACATTCTGGTTCGCCTGGTATCTGATGAATACCTCTTGTATACAAAAACCAGGAACTATCACTGGAATGTTACTGGGATCCAGTTCAACGATCTGCACAAGTTCTTTGAATCGCAATATGAAGAACTTGATACTGCAATAGATGATATTGCAGAAAGAATCCGGGAGATTGGCTCAAAAAGCGTTGCCACTCTTGGAGAGTTTATCAAGCATGGAAAAATCAAAGAAGAGCCTGGGAGATATCCTGATGCAAAAACCATGCTGACCAACCTGTTATACGATCATGAGTATGTCATTCGCGCTCTTCGTGCAGATGTTGATGCCTGTACCAAGTATAATGATGCTGGCACTGCCGACTTTTTGACTGGCCTTATGGAGCAACACGAAAAGATGGCATGGATGCTACGATCATTTTTGGATGCAAGGTAA
- a CDS encoding dihydroorotate dehydrogenase has translation MSPDISTHVGPISLERPTMLASGILGISLDVFGRLYKEGAGALVTKSLSKEPWDGYPNPTIIGLKHGYLNAVGLSNPGAPYFAKMLSQNQTVPIIVSLVGSVPEDFTFMVKQFENVKILGYELNLSCPHVEKVGLEVGDDPELVHTIIKSVKKESKVPVLAKVGLGSSDYLETVRTACDSGIDGITAINTLRAMAIDIQTGRPILSHKIGGMSGSPIKPVAVRCVYEISSKFDIPIIGCGGVSSWEDAVEFLLAGSSAVQIGSAVGEKWTGVFSEINDGISKYMEKKNYKKISEMVGIAKKF, from the coding sequence GTGAGTCCTGACATCTCAACACATGTGGGCCCAATTTCACTTGAGAGACCCACAATGCTTGCATCTGGCATACTTGGTATATCACTTGACGTCTTTGGGCGTCTATATAAGGAAGGTGCAGGCGCACTTGTTACAAAATCCCTAAGCAAGGAGCCATGGGATGGATATCCAAATCCTACTATCATCGGACTAAAACATGGATATCTTAATGCAGTAGGGCTGTCAAATCCTGGGGCTCCATACTTTGCAAAGATGTTGTCTCAAAATCAAACGGTTCCAATTATTGTCAGCCTTGTTGGCTCTGTACCTGAAGACTTTACATTTATGGTAAAACAATTTGAGAATGTCAAGATTCTTGGATATGAGTTGAATCTATCATGCCCCCACGTTGAAAAGGTTGGACTTGAAGTAGGTGACGACCCGGAACTTGTTCACACTATAATTAAATCTGTAAAAAAAGAATCCAAGGTTCCAGTGCTTGCAAAAGTTGGCCTTGGCTCATCTGATTATCTAGAGACAGTACGAACTGCATGCGACAGTGGAATTGATGGCATCACTGCAATAAACACACTACGTGCAATGGCAATAGACATCCAAACTGGCAGGCCAATTTTGAGTCACAAGATAGGAGGTATGTCGGGTTCACCAATCAAGCCTGTTGCAGTAAGATGTGTCTATGAGATATCGTCCAAGTTTGATATTCCAATAATTGGATGTGGAGGAGTGTCAAGCTGGGAGGATGCTGTAGAATTTTTGCTTGCAGGTTCTAGCGCAGTACAGATTGGCAGCGCTGTTGGAGAAAAGTGGACTGGAGTGTTTTCTGAAATAAATGACGGAATTTCAAAATACATGGAGAAAAAGAACTATAAAAAAATAAGTGAGATGGTTGGAATTGCAAAAAAGTTTTGA
- a CDS encoding 50S ribosomal protein L21, with the protein MTTKKPKGRSHGFMHKSRSVMTKDKVRGVSFLLREYAVGDKVLVIIDPSQHKALPHRRYHGKVGTITTVGRRTVKLAVNLGDKSKTLITRLDHIKPFGVA; encoded by the coding sequence ATGACTACTAAGAAACCAAAGGGTCGTTCACACGGCTTTATGCACAAGTCACGATCTGTAATGACCAAGGATAAGGTCAGAGGCGTCTCTTTCTTACTGAGAGAGTATGCTGTAGGAGATAAAGTTCTGGTAATCATAGATCCTTCACAACACAAGGCCCTTCCGCACAGACGTTATCATGGAAAGGTTGGAACTATCACTACTGTTGGTAGAAGAACCGTAAAACTTGCAGTTAATCTTGGTGACAAGTCAAAAACCTTAATCACTAGGTTAGACCATATCAAACCATTTGGTGTTGCATAG
- a CDS encoding dihydroorotate dehydrogenase electron transfer subunit produces the protein MQKSFDTPKIVTIDKVVDETPTVRTIYFADDVMSGVLPGQFAMVWVPGVNEIPMSVMISQEKGKAAFTVRKHGSATTELFSKKVGDQIGIRGPYGNSFTIKQGKLLLVGGGTGLVPLIRLVTFLQKTDDVTIIMGSKTKSEVFFESAAEKLLEGTKHQVIVVTEDGSYGKKGLVTDVMDELVKTNKFDGVYTCGPEKMMYKVVQIASTNNIHVEASIERMMKCGIGMCGSCCFGDMMACKDGTVFDGKTLLSNKEFGHTHRTKSGVLENY, from the coding sequence TTGCAAAAAAGTTTTGATACACCAAAGATTGTAACAATAGATAAAGTGGTTGATGAAACCCCTACTGTTCGTACAATTTACTTTGCTGATGATGTCATGTCAGGTGTTCTTCCAGGGCAATTTGCAATGGTGTGGGTACCAGGGGTAAATGAAATTCCAATGAGTGTGATGATATCACAAGAGAAAGGAAAAGCAGCATTTACGGTGAGAAAGCATGGATCTGCAACAACAGAACTATTTTCCAAAAAAGTAGGAGATCAGATAGGCATCAGGGGTCCTTATGGAAATTCCTTTACAATAAAACAAGGCAAGTTACTTTTAGTTGGAGGTGGAACAGGACTTGTTCCTTTGATTAGACTTGTGACATTTTTACAAAAGACAGACGATGTAACAATAATCATGGGCTCCAAGACAAAATCTGAGGTCTTTTTTGAATCTGCTGCAGAAAAATTGCTAGAGGGAACAAAGCATCAAGTGATTGTTGTAACTGAAGATGGAAGCTATGGAAAAAAGGGACTTGTAACAGATGTGATGGATGAGCTGGTCAAGACAAACAAGTTTGATGGAGTCTACACATGTGGTCCTGAAAAAATGATGTACAAGGTTGTACAAATTGCGTCAACAAACAACATCCATGTGGAGGCAAGCATTGAGAGGATGATGAAGTGTGGAATTGGAATGTGTGGAAGTTGCTGTTTTGGCGATATGATGGCATGCAAAGATGGAACAGTGTTTGATGGTAAGACACTTCTTTCCAACAAGGAATTTGGACACACGCATAGAACAAAATCAGGCGTGCTTGAGAATTACTAG
- a CDS encoding NOP5/NOP56 family protein — protein MYSVILTELGIAVFDDNKCVKSFPFSNPATQYVELKKEQAHLNELEQFLTSLGSAVIVNDSSLLKQLRKKSIEADLMEEKKIETIQSSKLRVLVDSGFATNEGDARGKLRDFALSLSSSRVTEISESPDLHIIQAINTLDETDKIINLLSSRVREWYGLHFPELDNLIDTISGYSKIVVEGRRDNFTQSTYTNAGFPEEKAEMLFLLQKKSRGGQISDENLSIVQSIAKQILDLFELRQSLEKHIETQMEKIAPNTTVILGSAVGARVLAKAGSLKRLATMPASTIQVLGAEKALFRALKTGAQPPKHGLLFQHQLVHSAPRWQRGKIARAIAAKAAIGARVDVYGGGRNDTLLEKLNVRVGEIGEKYKDQPERPAVQPRRNDERQDRRFDRRDRRFGGGRGGGDKRNDWQKSKRKKFGKRRR, from the coding sequence ATGTATTCTGTCATTTTAACAGAGCTTGGTATTGCAGTTTTTGATGATAACAAATGTGTCAAGTCATTTCCATTTTCAAATCCAGCCACACAATATGTAGAGCTCAAAAAAGAGCAAGCACATCTAAATGAATTAGAGCAATTTCTTACAAGCCTTGGAAGTGCCGTGATTGTAAATGATTCTTCACTGTTAAAACAATTGAGAAAAAAATCCATCGAAGCAGATCTCATGGAAGAAAAAAAGATAGAGACAATCCAGTCCTCAAAATTACGTGTTCTAGTAGATTCAGGTTTTGCAACAAACGAAGGTGATGCAAGAGGCAAGTTGCGAGACTTTGCACTAAGCTTGTCATCATCACGAGTTACCGAGATATCAGAGAGCCCAGACCTTCACATCATACAAGCAATCAATACACTAGATGAGACTGACAAGATAATCAATCTGTTATCTTCAAGAGTAAGAGAATGGTACGGATTACACTTTCCAGAGCTTGACAACCTGATAGACACAATCAGTGGATACTCTAAGATTGTTGTAGAGGGAAGAAGAGACAACTTTACTCAAAGTACATACACCAATGCCGGATTCCCAGAGGAAAAGGCAGAGATGCTGTTTCTTTTGCAGAAGAAAAGCAGAGGTGGCCAGATATCAGATGAGAATCTATCCATAGTACAAAGCATTGCAAAACAAATTCTTGATCTTTTTGAGCTAAGACAATCATTAGAAAAACACATTGAAACCCAGATGGAAAAAATAGCACCAAATACTACGGTCATACTTGGCTCTGCAGTAGGTGCCCGAGTTCTTGCCAAGGCAGGAAGTTTGAAGAGACTTGCAACAATGCCTGCAAGTACAATCCAGGTTCTAGGTGCAGAAAAGGCATTATTCAGAGCACTCAAGACAGGAGCACAGCCTCCAAAACACGGTTTATTGTTTCAACATCAACTAGTTCATTCTGCCCCACGATGGCAAAGAGGAAAGATTGCTCGTGCAATAGCTGCCAAGGCTGCAATTGGTGCAAGAGTAGACGTTTACGGAGGAGGAAGAAACGATACATTGCTTGAAAAACTCAATGTTCGTGTTGGCGAGATTGGAGAAAAATACAAAGACCAGCCAGAGAGACCAGCAGTTCAGCCACGCAGGAATGATGAACGCCAAGACCGAAGATTTGACAGAAGAGACCGAAGATTTGGAGGAGGCAGAGGCGGCGGAGACAAGAGAAACGACTGGCAAAAGAGTAAGAGAAAGAAGTTTGGAAAACGAAGAAGATAA
- a CDS encoding 30S ribosomal protein S30e, which translates to MPTHGSLTKAGKVRGQTPKVQARERHGDISMTRNKDNFRKRFILKRVPGQNKPGQKRRK; encoded by the coding sequence ATGCCAACTCACGGATCGCTTACTAAAGCAGGAAAAGTAAGAGGACAGACTCCTAAAGTTCAAGCAAGAGAACGACACGGAGATATTTCCATGACACGAAACAAGGATAATTTCAGAAAAAGATTCATCCTAAAACGAGTTCCAGGCCAAAACAAACCGGGCCAAAAGAGAAGAAAATAG
- the rnhB gene encoding ribonuclease HII, with protein sequence MLVCGVDDAGRGSVLGPLVIAGVSVERKNIKQLVKIGVKDSKQLSPQSREKLYHEILSIVQGYHVVKISPKIIDKNVAKNLLNQLEANYMAKVIKKLEANSSYVDSCDVNPKRFGAYISSVANTGKIISSHHADKKYPVVSAASIIAKVTRDREIEKLRKKHDLGSGYPSDSKTMGFIKQWMSQNGDVPVFVRKSWKPIQVLLASS encoded by the coding sequence ATGTTAGTGTGTGGAGTAGATGATGCAGGTCGTGGTTCCGTACTTGGACCTCTTGTAATTGCTGGAGTTTCTGTTGAAAGAAAAAACATTAAACAACTTGTCAAGATTGGAGTAAAAGATTCAAAACAACTCAGTCCGCAATCTAGGGAGAAATTATACCATGAGATACTCTCAATTGTACAAGGATATCATGTTGTGAAAATTTCTCCAAAAATAATAGACAAAAACGTAGCAAAAAATCTGTTAAACCAACTGGAGGCAAACTATATGGCCAAAGTTATAAAAAAATTAGAAGCAAACTCGTCATATGTTGACTCGTGTGACGTAAATCCAAAAAGATTTGGTGCATACATTTCAAGTGTAGCTAACACTGGAAAAATAATTTCTAGCCATCATGCTGACAAGAAATATCCTGTAGTCTCTGCTGCCTCAATTATTGCCAAGGTGACAAGGGACAGGGAGATTGAAAAACTGCGAAAAAAGCATGATCTTGGAAGTGGGTATCCGTCTGACTCTAAAACTATGGGTTTCATCAAGCAATGGATGTCTCAAAATGGAGACGTTCCTGTCTTTGTTAGGAAGAGCTGGAAGCCAATACAGGTTCTGCTTGCCTCATCCTAA
- a CDS encoding GAF domain-containing protein: protein MLDEIDKVILFHLGKNARVSSQEISSTLQGMGFTITDRAIRQRLQRLEKNKSILGYSTILNPSLVSDKVNRTILVKFKFSKNITDGIERLTKYLNESPFCIYSARLSGDFDWVCHFVFSSIEQYDLETNNFLNRFSDIISDLRSYESKATKSSPYVLFDEHASSEKKLQVYTILNSIKKHDNLNDRLQTIVESLVKYFNAKFARIWFYDKKSKVLILKYSAGKYKNINGEFSRVPQSSLKIGSIAKTKKPVVSNDVVHDPRIKHHDWAKKEKMRSFAGYPILYKGEVVAVLAIFSEKSFSPSDFEILGIFSDQLSKELSGFFEAKDFLLI, encoded by the coding sequence ATGCTTGATGAGATAGACAAGGTCATACTATTCCACTTGGGAAAAAATGCCCGAGTCTCTTCTCAAGAGATATCAAGTACGCTTCAAGGTATGGGGTTTACAATCACAGACAGAGCCATACGCCAAAGATTGCAAAGACTTGAAAAGAACAAATCCATTTTAGGATATTCCACCATCTTAAATCCAAGCCTAGTATCAGACAAAGTAAACAGAACAATACTTGTCAAGTTCAAATTTTCAAAAAACATTACAGATGGAATAGAAAGACTAACAAAATATCTAAACGAGTCCCCCTTTTGCATATATTCTGCACGTCTTAGTGGGGATTTTGACTGGGTTTGCCATTTTGTTTTCTCATCAATAGAACAATACGACCTTGAAACAAACAATTTTCTAAATAGATTTTCAGACATAATATCAGATCTTCGCTCGTATGAATCAAAGGCAACCAAATCCTCTCCATATGTTCTCTTTGATGAACATGCTTCAAGTGAGAAAAAGCTTCAGGTATACACAATACTAAATTCAATCAAAAAGCACGACAACCTAAACGACAGACTTCAAACAATTGTTGAAAGCCTCGTGAAGTATTTCAATGCCAAATTTGCACGAATCTGGTTTTATGACAAAAAATCAAAAGTGTTGATTCTAAAATATAGTGCAGGCAAATACAAGAACATAAACGGCGAGTTTTCCCGAGTCCCCCAGAGTTCCTTGAAGATAGGCTCCATTGCAAAGACAAAGAAGCCAGTTGTTTCAAATGATGTAGTACACGACCCGAGGATAAAACATCATGATTGGGCAAAAAAGGAGAAAATGAGGTCTTTTGCAGGATATCCCATATTGTACAAGGGAGAGGTTGTTGCAGTATTGGCAATATTTAGTGAGAAATCCTTCTCGCCAAGCGATTTTGAGATTCTAGGCATATTCTCAGACCAATTATCAAAGGAACTATCAGGCTTTTTTGAGGCAAAGGACTTTCTTCTCATATAG
- a CDS encoding B12-binding domain-containing radical SAM protein, with protein MSTYRGISLATFFGCAPAIDPHRPKDSFWYKILKDQVTPKILFDFICNPITHRNGVATHAPYGLRKVEAALLRDGYKREEVVVAHPDYVDRFIGPETEVVGTYEMDPLGMGPVTMTFTYGRKQTSYDEFYNRDLHMKINAAKKKNGSHAKVIAGASGTWQYNYDPKKIQEYGLYAVLEGELGGIAPEIDGHAGEFFNKLIAGEFENMNPFVKSDFKVEVKEFGKEGNKFHGRFIHYWDEPDVESIPNIVEPSIHGMVEVMRGCGRGCKFCDVTLRPLRYYSPEKVKQEIEVNIKKGGQRNAWLHSDDIFVYGLDPRKTKNMAPNREALEELFKAVMSCGIEHTNPTHGTLAGAIADEKLLPNLSKIIKSGPNNKTGVQCGFETGSLRLIGKYADRKLSPYKPEEWHWVVKEGVKTLNENHWIPAFTLIMGLDNAETEEDAWETIRLINELEREQPESQFTVTPLTFVPIGLLEKSEFFDIGNELTAPQLGVMYKTWQHNFKYGIQKFMDKTGSNNTLKKKAFTGLARTLGGVPLTAMEKYARKKGQEHERVIETIKTKYW; from the coding sequence ATGTCTACATATCGTGGGATATCTCTTGCTACATTCTTTGGTTGCGCACCTGCAATAGATCCGCACAGGCCAAAGGATAGTTTCTGGTATAAAATTCTAAAAGATCAAGTAACTCCAAAAATTCTCTTTGATTTTATCTGTAATCCAATCACTCACAGAAATGGAGTTGCAACTCATGCTCCATATGGATTAAGAAAAGTAGAGGCGGCACTTCTCCGTGATGGATACAAGAGAGAGGAAGTTGTTGTTGCACATCCTGATTATGTTGATAGATTCATCGGTCCCGAGACTGAGGTAGTTGGAACTTATGAAATGGATCCTCTTGGAATGGGTCCTGTAACTATGACATTTACTTATGGTAGAAAACAAACATCATATGATGAATTTTACAATCGCGACCTTCACATGAAAATAAATGCAGCAAAGAAAAAGAATGGCAGCCATGCAAAAGTAATTGCAGGAGCCTCTGGAACATGGCAATACAACTATGATCCAAAGAAGATTCAAGAATATGGTCTCTATGCTGTACTGGAAGGAGAACTTGGTGGTATTGCACCAGAGATTGATGGACATGCTGGAGAATTCTTCAACAAACTAATTGCTGGTGAATTTGAGAACATGAATCCATTTGTCAAGAGTGATTTCAAAGTTGAAGTAAAAGAATTTGGAAAAGAAGGCAACAAGTTCCATGGAAGATTCATCCACTATTGGGATGAGCCAGATGTTGAAAGCATACCAAACATTGTAGAACCAAGTATACATGGAATGGTTGAGGTCATGAGAGGATGTGGAAGAGGTTGCAAGTTCTGTGATGTTACATTAAGACCGTTAAGATACTATTCACCTGAAAAAGTAAAACAGGAGATTGAGGTCAACATAAAGAAGGGAGGACAGAGAAATGCATGGCTTCACAGCGATGACATTTTTGTTTATGGGCTTGATCCAAGAAAGACAAAGAACATGGCTCCAAACAGGGAAGCATTAGAAGAACTCTTCAAGGCAGTCATGTCTTGTGGTATAGAGCATACCAACCCAACACACGGTACACTTGCAGGTGCAATTGCTGATGAAAAATTACTTCCAAATCTCTCCAAGATAATCAAGTCTGGTCCAAACAACAAGACTGGAGTTCAATGTGGATTTGAGACAGGAAGTCTAAGATTGATTGGAAAATATGCAGACAGAAAACTCTCACCATACAAGCCAGAGGAATGGCACTGGGTTGTAAAAGAGGGAGTAAAGACACTAAATGAGAATCATTGGATTCCTGCATTTACACTCATCATGGGATTAGATAATGCAGAGACTGAAGAAGATGCATGGGAGACAATCAGACTCATCAACGAACTTGAGAGAGAGCAGCCAGAATCCCAGTTTACAGTAACTCCGCTCACATTTGTTCCAATTGGATTGCTTGAAAAGTCCGAGTTCTTTGATATTGGAAATGAATTGACTGCACCACAACTTGGTGTAATGTACAAGACTTGGCAGCACAACTTCAAGTATGGTATACAAAAGTTCATGGACAAGACAGGAAGCAACAATACTCTAAAGAAAAAGGCATTCACAGGACTTGCAAGAACACTAGGTGGTGTACCACTTACTGCTATGGAAAAATATGCAAGAAAGAAGGGCCAGGAACACGAGAGAGTAATTGAAACAATCAAGACCAAGTACTGGTAA
- a CDS encoding DUF655 domain-containing protein gives MEHPQTRKYEEYAYVLDFVTRGKSTTVRGRDGIIVTAIGEERLTILELLAMPNSTFEIGERVYIGKEGRTKILSVLGRLEHEQISSSAQSELNSVVEKIVIQNEKRFVDYLNNAQPLTPRIHALELIPGIGKTYMKTMLEEREKKKFTDFKDLQERVGLKEPAKQIAKRIIEEITGETRMSLFVRK, from the coding sequence TTGGAACACCCCCAAACTAGAAAGTATGAAGAATACGCATACGTATTAGATTTTGTAACAAGAGGAAAATCAACAACTGTTCGAGGACGCGACGGAATAATTGTCACAGCAATAGGAGAAGAAAGACTTACAATATTGGAATTACTCGCAATGCCAAACTCTACATTTGAGATTGGAGAACGTGTATACATTGGAAAGGAAGGAAGAACAAAAATTCTCTCAGTCCTTGGAAGGCTAGAACATGAACAGATATCATCATCTGCACAGAGTGAACTAAATTCTGTTGTAGAGAAAATTGTAATTCAAAATGAAAAACGATTTGTAGATTATCTCAACAACGCACAACCTCTCACTCCGAGAATCCATGCACTTGAGTTAATCCCTGGCATTGGCAAGACCTACATGAAGACAATGCTTGAAGAGCGAGAAAAGAAAAAATTTACTGACTTTAAGGACCTCCAAGAACGCGTTGGACTAAAAGAGCCCGCAAAACAAATTGCAAAGAGAATCATCGAAGAAATTACAGGTGAAACAAGGATGAGTCTCTTTGTTAGAAAATGA
- the radA gene encoding DNA repair and recombination protein RadA → MDELRLDSLDGVGPVTSKKLSDAGVHNILDLVVRGPVDISEITGMELESAVSLVNKARQQLIDNGQIAKEFVSATEIYKRRQDIGKISTGTNSLDTLFDGGIETQAVTEVYGEFGAGKTQLCHTLCVMVQKPKEEGGLDGGVLYIDTEHTFRPERIVSIAKAKGLDPEKTLDRIMVARAYNSAHQELILQEAGPVIEENKIKLILVDSAVGLFRSEFLGRGTLSVRQQRLNKFMHLLSRTAETYNIAAIATNQVQSSPDQFFGDPTKPVGGNVVAHASTYRVYLKKSGKKRIARMVDSPHHPEQEAIYMLTEGGVADPEDETKKKKKEEPEE, encoded by the coding sequence ATGGACGAATTAAGATTAGATAGTCTAGATGGGGTAGGCCCAGTAACTTCCAAGAAGCTAAGTGATGCAGGGGTTCATAACATATTGGATCTTGTTGTAAGAGGACCTGTTGACATATCAGAGATAACTGGTATGGAACTAGAGTCTGCTGTTAGTCTGGTAAACAAGGCAAGACAGCAACTTATCGATAATGGTCAAATTGCAAAAGAGTTTGTTTCTGCAACTGAAATTTACAAACGAAGACAAGACATTGGCAAAATAAGTACAGGAACCAATTCACTTGATACACTATTTGATGGTGGAATAGAGACTCAGGCAGTAACTGAGGTTTATGGTGAATTCGGTGCTGGCAAGACACAGCTTTGTCACACATTATGTGTCATGGTTCAAAAACCAAAAGAAGAAGGTGGACTAGATGGTGGAGTCTTGTACATTGATACAGAACACACATTCAGACCAGAAAGAATTGTATCAATTGCAAAAGCAAAAGGTCTTGATCCAGAAAAGACACTTGATAGAATCATGGTAGCAAGAGCATACAATAGTGCTCACCAGGAACTTATCTTGCAAGAAGCAGGACCTGTAATTGAAGAAAACAAGATCAAGCTAATTCTTGTAGATTCCGCAGTAGGTCTATTCAGATCAGAGTTTCTCGGAAGAGGTACTCTCTCTGTAAGACAGCAAAGACTAAACAAGTTCATGCACTTGCTTTCAAGAACTGCAGAAACATACAACATTGCTGCAATAGCTACCAACCAAGTTCAATCATCTCCTGACCAGTTCTTTGGAGATCCAACAAAGCCTGTTGGAGGAAACGTTGTAGCACACGCATCAACATATCGTGTCTATCTTAAAAAATCTGGCAAGAAGAGAATTGCCAGAATGGTTGATAGTCCTCATCATCCAGAACAAGAGGCCATCTACATGCTAACAGAAGGCGGTGTAGCAGACCCAGAGGATGAGACCAAGAAGAAAAAGAAAGAAGAGCCTGAAGAATAG
- a CDS encoding RNA polymerase Rpb4: protein MEEVKKKQAISIPEVKEIMEKVDTESMDQIQRWTYDYVTKFSKIDAKAAKKLKQQLVKDCGILEEEAVEIVNNLPSTEAELRAFTFGWKKLILAETLDKMLKIIKENS, encoded by the coding sequence ATGGAAGAAGTAAAGAAGAAACAAGCCATTTCAATCCCAGAGGTAAAAGAGATTATGGAAAAAGTTGACACTGAATCAATGGACCAAATCCAAAGATGGACATATGATTATGTTACCAAGTTTTCAAAAATTGATGCCAAGGCTGCCAAGAAACTAAAACAGCAGCTTGTAAAAGACTGTGGCATACTAGAAGAAGAAGCAGTAGAAATTGTAAATAATCTCCCAAGTACTGAAGCTGAATTGCGAGCATTTACTTTTGGCTGGAAGAAACTAATTCTTGCTGAAACGCTCGACAAAATGCTAAAGATAATCAAGGAGAACTCTTAA